One Ricinus communis isolate WT05 ecotype wild-type chromosome 2, ASM1957865v1, whole genome shotgun sequence DNA segment encodes these proteins:
- the LOC8288910 gene encoding uncharacterized protein LOC8288910, with amino-acid sequence MRNLCPNFDKEDALDTVLEVPIPEEMFTNMGSNGASRWANMRALMRAQSADKSSHLQAKSDNEFIALLKLVGSPLVPFQVHPDQPVTRPMIRDCSIEASTAKYIVQQYVAATGGPVALNSVTSMYAVGQVKMAGSEMHEGNGSVQTGGKSEVGGFVLWQKNPDLWYLELVVSGYKVSAGSDGKVAWNQSSSQPCHANRGPPRPLRRFFQGLDPRCSANLFLDAVCIGEKTVNSEECFVLKLETDANILKTQCSPNTEILHHTIWGYFSQRTGLLVKFEDTKLVKMKPIKGNDSVYWETSMESVLGDYKYIEGINIAHSGKTITTLYRYGSSINHKRKIEENWRIEEVDFNICGLSTDYFLPPADLKRDQQEGGGGD; translated from the exons aTGAGGAATTTGTGTCCAAATTTTGATAAGGAAGATGCGCTTGATACCGTATTGGAAGTGCCTATCCCGGAAGAGATGTTTACCAATATGGGTAGCAATGGTGCTTCGAGATGGGCTAATATGCGTGCATTAATGAGAGCTCAATCTGCTGATAAATCGTCTCATTTACAAGCTAAATCTGATAACGAGTTTATTGCATTGCTTAAGCTTGTTGGTTCTCCTCTCGTCCCTTTCCAGGTTCATCCTGATCAGCCTGTTACTCGTCCTATGATCAGAGATTGTTCCATT GAAGCTTCTACTGCGAAATATATTGTACAACAATATGTGGCGGCAACAGGAGGGCCAGTGGCGCTGAATTCAGTGACTAGCATGTATGCAGTAGGACAGGTTAAGATGGCTGGGTCAGAAATGCATGAGGGTAATGGTAGCGTGCAGACAGGAGGCAAGTCTGAGGTTGGTGGGTTCGTGCTTTGGCAAAAAAACCCTGATCTATGGTACCTTGAACTAGTTGTTTCTGGTTACAAGGTTAGTGCAGGTAGTGATGGCAAGGTTGCTTGGAATCAATCCTCTTCTCAACCTTGTCATGCCAATAGAGGCCCACCACGACCCCTGAGACGATTCTTTCAG GGACTGGATCCAAGGTGCTCGGCCAATTTGTTCTTAGACGCAGTATGCATTGGAGAGAAGACTGTCAATAGCGAAGAATGCTTCGTACTAAAGCTAGAGACGGATGCAAACATCCTCAAAACACAATGTTCACCCAACACTGAAATCCTTCACCACACAATATGGGGATACTTCAGCCAAAGAACTGGGTTACTTGTGAAATTTGAAGATACAAAGTTGGTAAAGATGAAGCCTATAAAAGGAAATGACAGTGTGTATTGGGAAACAAGTATGGAGTCTGTGCTTGGAGATTATAAGTACATTGAAGGCATAAATATAGCACACAGTGGAAAGACCATTACCACATTATATAGGTATGGTAGTTCTATTAATCACAAGAGAAAGATTGAAGAAAATTGGAGAATTGAGGAAGTTGATTTTAACATTTGTGGCTTGTCAACTGATTATTTTTTGCCTCCTGCTGATCTAAAGAGAGACCAACAAGAAGGTGGTGGAGGAGACTAA
- the LOC8288907 gene encoding transcription repressor OFP7, protein MSKHFKLKLSRVIPSFQICRSKSDSETPIPAIYRLSTFNRKAFDINYPKLPHPPPTTPDSPSIRRPISRKKASSGSTRRQPRSLAQYLADCSIESLDFACKKEANNNKFPSRPHRLSQCTVSFCDDSFENFSPVIIAGNQENKNQENHKDEIGISSEYDGCCFSSGAEESNEVETETLVFSSRSFSYDSSYDFCHPAVETRINKSDSGTKKLSKTRIRKLRRQVSKNLRVSPETVSSPMRGSVLRRMTSCKTDGMVKESVAVVKKSEDPYEDFKRSMLEMILEKQMFEEKDLEELLQCFLTLNSRQYHGVIVEAFSEIWEILFCDSPVQKRNSIRFEG, encoded by the coding sequence ATGTCTAAGCATTTCAAGCTTAAGCTTTCTCGTGTCATACCTTCATTTCAAATCTGCCGATCCAAAAGCGATTCAGAAACTCCGATTCCAGCAATCTACCGTCTATCGACTTTCAATCGTAAAGCATTTGACATCAATTACCCTAAACTTCCACACCCACCACCAACAACACCAGATTCCCCCTCTATCAGACGTCCTATCTCGAGAAAGAAAGCATCCTCTGGCAGCACCAGACGTCAACCGAGATCACTTGCACAGTACTTAGCTGATTGCAGCATTGAATCCCTGGATTTTGCATGCAAGAAAGAAGCTAACAATAATAAGTTTCCATCCAGACCTCACCGTCTTTCGCAGTGTACTGTATCCTTTTGTGATGACAGTTTTGAGAATTTCTCACCTGTTATAATAGCTGGAAATCAGGAaaacaagaatcaagaaaacCATAAAGATGAAATAGGTATTTCGTCAGAATATGATGGCTGCTGCTTTAGTAGCGGAGCTGAAGAAAGTAATGAAGTAGAAACTGAAACCTTAGTGTTTTCTTCGAGAAGCTTCTCATATGATTCTTCTTATGATTTCTGTCATCCAGCTGTGGAGACAAGAATCAACAAATCAGACAGCGGAACCAAGAAACTAAGTAAAACAAGAATTCGGAAACTCAGACGCCAGGTCTCAAAGAACCTGCGGGTGTCTCCTGAGACTGTTAGTTCTCCGATGAGGGGATCAGTCCTGCGTCGGATGACATCGTGCAAGACTGACGGGATGGTGAAGGAGAGCGTGGCGGTGGTGAAGAAATCAGAGGATCCTTATGAGGATTTTAAAAGGTCAATGTTGGAGATGATATTAGAGAAGCAGATGTTTGAGGAAAAGGATTTAGAGGAACTTTTGCAGTGCTTTTTGACACTAAATTCGAGGCAATATCATGGAGTTATTGTGGAAGCTTTCTCGGAGATTTGGGAAATCTTGTTCTGTGATTCTCCTGTACAGAAGAGGAATTCTATAAGATTTGAAGGTTGA
- the LOC8288906 gene encoding uncharacterized protein LOC8288906 produces MELRSCTHVHFVQAVKGGLVTKVLNVYRGKPALKFKVVKDIYGTEDTNTFAPVPAYRPEFEFADFPIECDRPMDESLCTFEDERITVKSEDETPESSSEGSENGAKELDDLIFGNMTLKQIKERCKKKKRKSFRFVDSSDEDTCTPGKPNHFSLQSEEDEYDIMEPLSCWKSKILKKKKTQKKCRGDSVRSSSQNALSIVKFEETPSDQVIFQHSENFPAPIAIKVEFPEPSYSGCKDMIFVAVDPSFSCNEPLFCSGMICYEEPETADDYDSLTGTSVLAIEEPDTPNDRVSGTEMSAIFSEELTTNACGFETQTFFSDEPQCCAVNEQSYEYMEHAYPKSIIGVQASDGEITEGSEGEMVMEAITDLISHQFSELSIIPDVNKEDSVMDQNPKSDSPDFKSFPCVHEKSQKTSRSSQVQVSEVKENNNLQHTQFNKGIGSHLLDDEAANDALHAEASVTSRHATDCSSPWNSNLCSSPKVDSFSVTDYYPIAEENRSSLSVGADVARNCSSKVHSCINEPAVSAKVEECHQSKLQHPPERLLSTRTVISPTSQKKLREALECTELDAEQYYKYARKLCYGKQTENKNGRSEGANQIKKAEVSISPKKVVKKPKIDSNGFHQNGKVPCPSRAVQRFSSGCTSIQTCSESAILFSQQQMRDIESVTTKLAKELQSMRDIVEEKLQSEVYPATSLKYNAEEMRIAVQNATRVEESARKSVSVMARDCNRFCKIMKLAEKGSAASPNVVRKKRKIVFADEAGGKLCDIKTFDNDMSSFTEPKGQTTVTVD; encoded by the exons ATGGAGTTACGGAGTTGCACTCATGTACATTTTGTCCAAGCTGTTAAAGGTGGTTTGGTGACAAAAGTCCTGAACGTGTATCGTGGAAAGCCAGCGCTGAAATTCAAGGTGGTCAAAGATATATATGGAACTGAAGATACAAATACCTTTGCTCCAGTTCCAGCATATAGACCAGAATTTGAGTTTGCTGACTTTCCAATTGAATGTGATAGGCCCATGGATGAAAGTCTATGTACATTTGAGGACGAAAGAATAACAGTGAAAAGTGAAGATGAAACTCCAGAATCTAGCAGTGAAGGCAGTGAGAACGGAGCAAAGGAATTAGATGATcttatatttggcaatatgaCACTGAAACAAATCAAGGAGAGAtgtaaaaagaagaaaaggaaatcttTCAGATTTGTTGATTCAAGTGATGAGGACACTTGTACCCCAGGAAAACCAAACCACTTTAGCTTGCAATCCGAGGAGGATGAATATGATATTATGGAGCCGCTTAGCTGTTggaaatctaaaattttaaaaaagaaaaagacccAGAAAAAGTGTAGAGGAGACAGTGTTCGCTCTTCATCTCAAAATGCACTATCCATTGTGAAGTTTGAAGAAACCCCCAGTGATCAAGTTATCTTTCAACATAGTGAAAATTTTCCAGCACCTATTGCCATTAAAGTTGAGTTTCCTGAGCCTAGCTATTCAGGTTGCAAAGATATGATCTTTGTTGCTGTAGATCCCTCTTTTAGTTGTAATGAGCCACTGTTCTGCAGTGGAATGATATGTTATGAAGAGCCTGAGACAGCTGATGACTATGATTCATTGACTGGAACGTCAGTGTTAGCCATTGAAGAGCCTGATACACCTAACGATCGTGTTTCCGGAACTGAGATGTCTGCTATCTTTAGTGAAGAGTTGACCACTAATGCTTGTGGGTTTGAGACTCAGACTTTCTTCAGTGATGAGCCTCAATGCTGTGCCGTTAATGAACAATCCTATGAATATATGGAGCATGCATATCCTAAATCAATTATTGGCGTACAGGCCTCGGATGGGGAGATAACGGAGGGTTCAGAAGGGGAGATGGTGATGGAGGCTATTACAGATTTGATTAGTCATCAGTTTTCAGAGTTGTCAATAATACCTGATGTAAATAAAGAAGATTCTGTTATGGACCAAAATCCAAAGTCTGACTCCCCTGACTTTAAAAGTTTTCCCTGTGTGCATGAGAAGTCACAGAAGACTAGCAGGAGCAGCCAGGTTCAAGTGTCTGAagtcaaagaaaataataacctTCAACATACACAATTTAACAAAGGAATTGGTTCTCATCTCTTGGATGATGAAGCTGCAAATGATGCACTTCATGCAGAAGCCAGTGTCACAAGCAGACATGCTACAGACTGTAGTTCACCTTGGAATTCAAATCTATGCTCAAGTCCAAAAGTGGATTCATTTTCTGTTACTGATTATTATCCTATAGCTGAGGAAAATCGATCATCGTTGTCTGTTGGTGCTGATGTAGCCAGAAACTGCTCTTCAAAAGTTCATTCTTGTATTAATGAGCCTGCGGTATCAGCAAAGGTTGAGGAATGTCATCAATCAAAGCTGCAACATCCTCCTGAAAGGCTCCTTTCAACTAGGACG GTCATTTCTCCAACCTCTCAAAAGAAGCTACGTGAAGCTCTGGAGTGCACCGAGTTAGATGCTGAACAATATTACA AGTATGCGAGGAAATTGTGCTACGGAAAACAGACTGAAAATAAGAATGGTAGATCTGAAGGGGCCAATCAGATCAAGAAAGCTGAAGTCAGTATTAGCCCTAAGAAAGTGGTTAAGAAACCTAAAATTGACAGCAATGGTTTCCATCAAAATGGCAAGGTTCCTTGCCCCTCCCGTGCTGTACAGCGTTTTAGCAGTGGGTGCACCTCCATCCAGACTTGTTCAGAGAGTGCCATTTTATTCTCACAGCAGCAAATGCGTGATATAGAATCTGTTACAACTAAACTTGCTAAAGAGTTACAGTCCATGAGGGACATAGTTGAAGAAAAATTGCAGTCCGAGGTCTATCCAGCTACATCTTTGAAATATAATGCAGAAGAG ATGAGAATTGCCGTACAGAATGCTAcaagagttgaagaaagtGCAAGAAAATCTGTTTCTGTCATGGCAAGGGACTGCAACCGTTTTTGTAAAATCATG AAATTGGCTGAGAAAGGTTCTGCTGCTTCTCCAAATGTGGTCCGTAAGAAGAGGAAGATTGTTTTTGCTGATGAGGCTGGTGGAAAGCTCTGTGATATCAAGACTTTTGATAATGACATGTCTTCTTTTACGGAGCCTAAGGGTCAGACTACAGTGACTGttgattaa
- the LOC8288905 gene encoding outer envelope pore protein 24B, chloroplastic isoform X2: MMKASLKGRYETDKSSAAAAVAFNAGDVKLRASMTDATVVKGPSLNGLVLAVEKPGFFMVDYNVPKKDFRFQFMSTIKVADKPLNLTYIHSRGDNRTVLDGALVLDSANKLAANHILGSGNCKLKYTYVHGGVTTFEPCYDLAKNSWDFAVSRKVYADDVFRATYQTSSKALGLEWSRNSKFNGNFKDGEDLSFEVFRLNYFQV; the protein is encoded by the exons ATGATGAAGGCATCTTTGAAGGGTAGGTACGAGACTGACAAAAGCAGCGCCGCTGCTGCTGTCGCCTTCAACGCCGGCGATGTCAAGCTCCGTGCTTCTATGACTGACGCCACTGTCGTCAAAGGCCCCAGCTTAAACGGCTTGGTTTTAGCCGTCGAGAAACCAGGCTTCTTCATGGTTGACTACAACGTCCCCAAGAAG GATTTTCGGTTTCAGTTTATGAGTACGATAAAGGTTGCTGATAAGCCCTTGAATCTAACATACATCCATAGCAGAGGGGATAACCGCACGGTATTAGATGGGGCTCTTGTGCTCGATTCAGCTAATAAGTTGGCGGCCAATCACATTCTTGGTTCAGGGAATTGTAAATTGAAGTATACTTATGTGCACGGAGGGGTGACCACATTCGAGCCTTGCTATGATTTGGCTAAAAACTCCTGGGATTTTGCTGTCTCACGGAAGGTTTATGCTGATGATGTGTTTAGGGCTACATATCAAACATCAAGCAAGGCTCTGGGATTGGAATGGTCAAGGAATTCAAAGTTCAATGGAAATTTCAAG GATGGAGAGGATTTGAGCTTTGAAGTCTTCAGATTGAACTACTTCCAAGTTTAA
- the LOC8288905 gene encoding outer envelope pore protein 24B, chloroplastic isoform X1: MMKASLKGRYETDKSSAAAAVAFNAGDVKLRASMTDATVVKGPSLNGLVLAVEKPGFFMVDYNVPKKDFRFQFMSTIKVADKPLNLTYIHSRGDNRTVLDGALVLDSANKLAANHILGSGNCKLKYTYVHGGVTTFEPCYDLAKNSWDFAVSRKVYADDVFRATYQTSSKALGLEWSRNSKFNGNFKIAASVNLAEESKVPKLSAESTWNFEM; encoded by the exons ATGATGAAGGCATCTTTGAAGGGTAGGTACGAGACTGACAAAAGCAGCGCCGCTGCTGCTGTCGCCTTCAACGCCGGCGATGTCAAGCTCCGTGCTTCTATGACTGACGCCACTGTCGTCAAAGGCCCCAGCTTAAACGGCTTGGTTTTAGCCGTCGAGAAACCAGGCTTCTTCATGGTTGACTACAACGTCCCCAAGAAG GATTTTCGGTTTCAGTTTATGAGTACGATAAAGGTTGCTGATAAGCCCTTGAATCTAACATACATCCATAGCAGAGGGGATAACCGCACGGTATTAGATGGGGCTCTTGTGCTCGATTCAGCTAATAAGTTGGCGGCCAATCACATTCTTGGTTCAGGGAATTGTAAATTGAAGTATACTTATGTGCACGGAGGGGTGACCACATTCGAGCCTTGCTATGATTTGGCTAAAAACTCCTGGGATTTTGCTGTCTCACGGAAGGTTTATGCTGATGATGTGTTTAGGGCTACATATCAAACATCAAGCAAGGCTCTGGGATTGGAATGGTCAAGGAATTCAAAGTTCAATGGAAATTTCAAG ATCGCAGCATCTGTCAATTTGGCTGAGGAATCAAAAGTGCCAAAATTAAGTGCTGAGAGTACGTGGAACTTTGAAATGTGA
- the LOC8288904 gene encoding glutamic acid-rich protein isoform X1 yields MNSDEEFIMQFSDSEKQPERKLKRLKRATDDVTRDPLPIPSPDDNAPSSFHDVNSKESLDRVEANAQEELEEIDARDKSRFEAFKDLDSGFDSLDVEGSRPGAKRALGFDCAAEDFDVEGGDLTATEVQVENKINHLDGIKEKREKKKNKKKRAKSAGDDGYDENISSAAPNKRRRDKERRERLKDLRSESQKLLRETRDASFKPLPFVQKSVSSVLEKIRQRKHELSRKSVIDVHDTITREVTLDFDFENSPIKDKVTEADNEERTGYSVDGEGSSVARSAQGSREASNNSHKSLTPQMALAEDTKQTFRAPIDDTQDLIFDSQTSEFNDELSDEMPSSPLEDVMAPSFLVMDLKLDSAPPDEFSSDEEENDKENIDPFLRGLVDDLPSSPKGDPVKAFVDDEAEEEDDSDNDLARFKDNEEDEDIMDSEELNEIIATGYEEKPVDNDLRNQLHQKWLEQQDAAGTENLLHRLKCNSKQRQIEEEEDEESEEVEEEFLDDPAEYLGPRNAVRMNLKKAKEMICQMFTDKDVYVSSDDEETEERLAKQNLSDKSEKQAKFLSPAEDEGCRGIFSRIKKLNGVLDTRRRAKISSHFHTLSIGGDKTAPSKSSFLSRRSRNSLPSVHKHGTSTVRSFVFERDDSNSRSAISMSEDSLDARERRAKKTASAKYSSSQVRSSAQNTETKAEKSSGSSLHEILRCQSMQSSSFSHGSMAGQVEAIYASFKLDRSLVKKERGVSIRTA; encoded by the exons ATGAACAGTGACGAGGAGTTTATTATGCAATTCTCAGACTCCGAAAAGCAGCCTGAAAGAAAACTCAAACGTCTTAAGAGAGCTACCGACGATGTTACTAGAGATCCTCTCCCTATTCCATCACCTGACGACAATGCACCGTCGTCGTTTCATGACGTGAACTCAAAAGAATCCCTAGATAGAGTAGAAGCGAATGCTCAAGAAGAACTCGAGGAAATAGATGCAAGAGATAAGTCCCGATTTGAGGCTTTCAAAGATTTGGATTCTGGATTTGATAGTTTGGATGTTGAGGGAAGCCGACCTGGCGCTAAGAGAGCTTTGGGATTTGATTGTGCCGCTGAAGATTTTGATGTGGAGGGTGGAGATCTAACGGCTACGGAAGTGCaggtagaaaataaaattaatcatttgGACGGAATTaaggagaaaagagagaaaaaaaagaataagaagaagagagcGAAGAGTGCAGGTGATGATGGTTATGATGAAAATATATCTTCAGCCGCCCCTAACAAAAGGAGGAGAGACAAG GAAAGAAGAGAACGGCTTAAGGATCTCCGTTCTGAATCTCAGAAATTGTTGAGAG AAACTAGAGATGCATCTTTTAAACCTCTGCCTTTTGTTCAAAAGTCTGTATCTTCTGTTCTGGAGAAGATACGGCAAAGAAAGCATGAACTTTCGAGAAA ATCTGTTATTGATGTCCATGATACTATTACAAGAGAGGTTACTTTAGactttgattttgaaaattctCCTATTAAAGACAAGGTTACGGAAGCAGATAATGAAGAAAGAACTGGGTATTCTGTTGATGGGGAGGGTAGTTCGGTTGCACGGAGTGCACAAGGATCTAGGGAGGCTTCAAATAACAGTCATAAAAGTTTGACTCCTCAGATG GCTTTGGCCGAGGATACAAAACAAACATTTCGAGCTCCTATTGATGATACTcag GATCTAATTTTTGATTCCCAAACAAGTGAATTTAATGATGAGCTGTCAGATGAGATGCCCAGCAGTCCATTAGAAGATGTTATGGCACCTTCTTTCCTTGTAATGGACTTAAAGCTTGATTCTGCTCCTCCTGATGAATT TTCTTCTGATGAAGAGGAGAATGACAAGGAGAACATTGATCCTTTCCTGCGAGGATTAGTAGACGACTTACCTTCATCTCCAAAAGGTGATCCTGTGAAAGCTTTTGTTGATGATGAAGCTGAGGAAGAAGATGATAGTGATAATGACCTAGCTCGTTTCAAAGATAATGAGGAAGATGAGGATATCATGGACTCTGAGGAACTAAATGAAATAATAGCAACTGGATATGAAGAAAAGCCAGTGGACAATGATTTACGCAATCAACTTCATCAGAAGTGGCTTGAACAGCAAGATGCTGCTGGAACAGAAAATCTTTTGCACAGACTGAAATGCAATTCTAAACAGAGACAAattgaagaggaagaagatgaGGAGAGTGAAGAGGTTGAAGAAGAGTTTCTTGATGATCCTGCAGAATACCTTGGTCCAAGAAATGCAGTGCGAATGAACTTGAAGAAAGCTAAAGAAATGATTTGTCAAATGTTTACAGATAAAGATGTATATGTTTCCTCTGATGATGAGGAAACTGAAGAAAGGCTTGCTAAGCAGAACCTTTCTGATAAATCT GAAAAGCAGGCTAAATTCTTGTCACCAGCTGAGGATGAAGGCTGCAGAGGAATCTTCAGTCGCATAAAAAAGTTGAATGGCGTGCTAGACACTAGGAGGAGAGCCAAAATATCAT CCCATTTTCATACGTTGTCAATAGGAGGAGACAAGACTGCGCCATCAAAG TCTTCTTTCCTAAGTCGGAGGTCAAGAAATTCACTGCCATCAGTCCACAAACATGGTACAAGCACAGTTCGTTCATTTGTCTTTGAAAGAGATGACAGCAACAGCAGGAGTGCAATCTCAATGTCAGAGGATTCTTTAGATGCG agagagagaagagcgAAGAAAACTGCATCGGCCAAGTACAGTAGCTCGCAAGTTAGATCCAGTGCTCAAAACACTGAAACTAAAGCAGAGAAGAGTTCTGGCTCTTCACTACACGAAATATTAAGGTGCCAATCAATGCAATCTAGCAGCTTTAGTCATGGTAGCATGGCTGGCCAAGTCGAAGCCATATATGCTTCTTTTAAATTGGATCGAAGTCTTGTAAAGAAAGAGCGTGGTGTATCTATAAGAACGGCGTAG
- the LOC8288904 gene encoding glutamic acid-rich protein isoform X2, translated as MNSDEEFIMQFSDSEKQPERKLKRLKRATDDVTRDPLPIPSPDDNAPSSFHDVNSKESLDRVEANAQEELEEIDARDKSRFEAFKDLDSGFDSLDVEGSRPGAKRALGFDCAAEDFDVEGGDLTATEVQVENKINHLDGIKEKREKKKNKKKRAKSAGDDGYDENISSAAPNKRRRDKERRERLKDLRSESQKLLRETRDASFKPLPFVQKSVSSVLEKIRQRKHELSRKSVIDVHDTITREVTLDFDFENSPIKDKVTEADNEERTGYSVDGEGSSVARSAQGSREASNNSHKSLTPQMALAEDTKQTFRAPIDDTQDLIFDSQTSEFNDELSDEMPSSPLEDVMAPSFLVMDLKLDSAPPDEFSSDEEENDKENIDPFLRGLVDDLPSSPKGDPVKAFVDDEAEEEDDSDNDLARFKDNEEDEDIMDSEELNEIIATGYEEKPVDNDLRNQLHQKWLEQQDAAGTENLLHRLKCNSKQRQIEEEEDEESEEVEEEFLDDPAEYLGPRNAVRMNLKKAKEMICQMFTDKDVYVSSDDEETEERLAKQNLSDKSEKQAKFLSPAEDEGCRGIFSRIKKLNGVLDTRRRAKISSHFHTLSIGGDKTAPSKSSFLSRRSRNSLPSVHKHGTSTVRSFVFERDDSNSRSAISMSEDSLDAILRT; from the exons ATGAACAGTGACGAGGAGTTTATTATGCAATTCTCAGACTCCGAAAAGCAGCCTGAAAGAAAACTCAAACGTCTTAAGAGAGCTACCGACGATGTTACTAGAGATCCTCTCCCTATTCCATCACCTGACGACAATGCACCGTCGTCGTTTCATGACGTGAACTCAAAAGAATCCCTAGATAGAGTAGAAGCGAATGCTCAAGAAGAACTCGAGGAAATAGATGCAAGAGATAAGTCCCGATTTGAGGCTTTCAAAGATTTGGATTCTGGATTTGATAGTTTGGATGTTGAGGGAAGCCGACCTGGCGCTAAGAGAGCTTTGGGATTTGATTGTGCCGCTGAAGATTTTGATGTGGAGGGTGGAGATCTAACGGCTACGGAAGTGCaggtagaaaataaaattaatcatttgGACGGAATTaaggagaaaagagagaaaaaaaagaataagaagaagagagcGAAGAGTGCAGGTGATGATGGTTATGATGAAAATATATCTTCAGCCGCCCCTAACAAAAGGAGGAGAGACAAG GAAAGAAGAGAACGGCTTAAGGATCTCCGTTCTGAATCTCAGAAATTGTTGAGAG AAACTAGAGATGCATCTTTTAAACCTCTGCCTTTTGTTCAAAAGTCTGTATCTTCTGTTCTGGAGAAGATACGGCAAAGAAAGCATGAACTTTCGAGAAA ATCTGTTATTGATGTCCATGATACTATTACAAGAGAGGTTACTTTAGactttgattttgaaaattctCCTATTAAAGACAAGGTTACGGAAGCAGATAATGAAGAAAGAACTGGGTATTCTGTTGATGGGGAGGGTAGTTCGGTTGCACGGAGTGCACAAGGATCTAGGGAGGCTTCAAATAACAGTCATAAAAGTTTGACTCCTCAGATG GCTTTGGCCGAGGATACAAAACAAACATTTCGAGCTCCTATTGATGATACTcag GATCTAATTTTTGATTCCCAAACAAGTGAATTTAATGATGAGCTGTCAGATGAGATGCCCAGCAGTCCATTAGAAGATGTTATGGCACCTTCTTTCCTTGTAATGGACTTAAAGCTTGATTCTGCTCCTCCTGATGAATT TTCTTCTGATGAAGAGGAGAATGACAAGGAGAACATTGATCCTTTCCTGCGAGGATTAGTAGACGACTTACCTTCATCTCCAAAAGGTGATCCTGTGAAAGCTTTTGTTGATGATGAAGCTGAGGAAGAAGATGATAGTGATAATGACCTAGCTCGTTTCAAAGATAATGAGGAAGATGAGGATATCATGGACTCTGAGGAACTAAATGAAATAATAGCAACTGGATATGAAGAAAAGCCAGTGGACAATGATTTACGCAATCAACTTCATCAGAAGTGGCTTGAACAGCAAGATGCTGCTGGAACAGAAAATCTTTTGCACAGACTGAAATGCAATTCTAAACAGAGACAAattgaagaggaagaagatgaGGAGAGTGAAGAGGTTGAAGAAGAGTTTCTTGATGATCCTGCAGAATACCTTGGTCCAAGAAATGCAGTGCGAATGAACTTGAAGAAAGCTAAAGAAATGATTTGTCAAATGTTTACAGATAAAGATGTATATGTTTCCTCTGATGATGAGGAAACTGAAGAAAGGCTTGCTAAGCAGAACCTTTCTGATAAATCT GAAAAGCAGGCTAAATTCTTGTCACCAGCTGAGGATGAAGGCTGCAGAGGAATCTTCAGTCGCATAAAAAAGTTGAATGGCGTGCTAGACACTAGGAGGAGAGCCAAAATATCAT CCCATTTTCATACGTTGTCAATAGGAGGAGACAAGACTGCGCCATCAAAG TCTTCTTTCCTAAGTCGGAGGTCAAGAAATTCACTGCCATCAGTCCACAAACATGGTACAAGCACAGTTCGTTCATTTGTCTTTGAAAGAGATGACAGCAACAGCAGGAGTGCAATCTCAATGTCAGAGGATTCTTTAGATGCG ATTTTACGAACTTAA